CCTTCCCAGTAACAGACACACGCCCTCTCCAATAAGCAGAGAGGATCGTGCGGCGCTGGCCAATGGCAAGGTAGAGGGCGGGATTAGCTGACCAGGCGCCGGGAGCCTTGGTAACGCGCGGGCCGCATGTTACCCGAGCCTGtctggagaggagggagctgcCGCCCGGTGTCTGCCCTGCAGTCCCGAGCCCGTTGCCGCCGGGATGAAGATCGAGGAGGTGAAGAGCACTTCGAAGACGCAGCGCATCGCCGCGCACAGCCACgtgaaggggctggggctggatgagAGCGGCGCGGCCAAGCCGGCGGGGGCCgggctggtggggcaggagaACGCCCGAGAGGTGAGGGTCCCCGACCCACGGGAGGCCGGGGTGGGCGGGGTGCCCAGAAGGCATAAAAAGGCCCCAGTGGGGAGCAGCCAGGCCTTGGTGGGGGGAGGCTCTGCTGCCCGTTTGCACATCCCACCCCCTCTCTGAGGGCCCCATCCCTTAACCGAGCTGGCGCCAAAACAGCCACCTGCGAGTTGAAATATCCGGCCCAGCTGCTTCGTGGCCCCCCTGCCGGGACTACTTGTTTTGCCCCTTCCCTTGGCCTCTCGGAGGGGCCGGAGTCCACCTGCTTAAATCTTTGTGTCTCCTGCGGGTTCTTTCGTAAAACTCCAGTTACCTGCGCCCTGTGGGCCTTCTTAGTCTAACCTCAGCTATGGCAGCTCACCCTTACAGCATCCACagatgtcaaagcactttacagcagAAGATTGGTGTCATCATGTGTTTCTtatggtggggaaactgaggcacagagcagcaaagtgaactcgcccaaggtcacacagcagctcattaacatctggtcactctcaggcCTGTGTcttatccactggaccacactcTCGTGTATCACTCTTAATacactaaagcaggggtcagcaacctttcagaagtggtgtgccgagtcttcatttattcattctaatttaaggtttcgtgtgccagtaatacattttaacatttttagaaggtctctttctataatatataactaaactattgttgtatgtaatcattttaaaaaccttatttactttaagaagcttcatttaatattaaatgaaaatgcagagccccctggactggtggccaggacccggggagtgtgagtgccactgaaaatcagcttgcgtgccgtctttggcacgtgtgccataggttgcctgcccctgccctaaaGGTTTAAGAGCCACTCCATTCTCAAACACTTATAGGTACATGTAAGTAGTTTGTGTTTACAATAAAGTTTCAGAACTCCTAGGTTCTATTTGTACATCTGGCACAGATTTTCAGTGATCTGGGGAAATCACTTCTTGTGTctctgcctgagtttccccatctatTATTGAGCTCATACTTAATGGTGTTATGAGTACTAATTCTTATAAAGCACTGTGAGTTCCTCTGGAATGAAAAGTGGTCTGGCAGTGTAAAGGTATTATTATGTCTATCTTTAAAGGAACATTCTCAAAcagtctaatttttaagtgttctGATAAATATCTAAATTCATTTCTTTAATTTATAGGCTTGTGGTGTTATAGTGGAATTGATCAAAAGCAAGAAAATGGCTGGTAGAGCTGTGCTGTTGGCAGGACCTCCTGGAACTGGCAAGGTATTGTCTGTCTTCTCAGTGCTGAAGATGTTCTCTACCATTCTGTCTTAAATATAATGGTGTCAAATATTTCCTAGTAATAATTTCAGCAGGTTCCTTCTCcagtttctgaagcttttttttaagtttaaacttGAGCCAGAGTTGAGCCGGCATTGATCCCTGCTCCAAATTGTATTTTGCCATCTTATGAGCATGTGGTGGCAGTATCTCATTCTAGTGCCAACAGTATAAAAACTATTCTGCGTACACGAGTGAATGAAAACGTAATATGAAATACGTGGTTTTTAAAGAAGGGTCTTCTTAAACATATAAATTTGggattttaaaagccttttaacttttgttcctTGCACTTTATAAGACTTAACTTTCATAGTGGATGTTAAAGAGACACTGCCCAATACTACTAAACTGTTTTATGACTAGCTTAAAAGTGTTTCTTGGCAGTGCTTTATAAATCCTTGGATAAAAGCCATGATGTAAGGGAAGAGTGCTGTAGTTGTATATGAGAAAGTAGAGTGGATAAGAACATAGgacctgggagtcaggattcctagGTGCCACTTCTCATTCTTCCATTGTCTCATTGAAGCCACTTGTAGTACTCTATTTATAAAATGGAGCACTGTGAGgcttaaaagaatattttttttaagcacttgCGGGTTCTTGGACTAAAGGTGATATAATGAGCAAAGTGTTTTAACCTTCTGGAGTGGTATCCTCTTTTTCCACAAGATCTTGTAGTCATTATATGTTTATTTCTTATGAGAATTTTTAAGTGTGTAATAGTTCAGTCTCTTGAATTTTTATAGACTGCTTTGGCTCTTGCTATTGCTCAAGAGTTGGGAAGCAAGGTTCCATTTTGTCCTATGGTTGGAAGTGAGGTATACTCCACCGAGATCAAGAAGACAGAAGTCCTGATGGAAAATTTCAGAAGAGCAATAGGtaagtgtttaaaataaaagaagagtAAAGTGCttaggtttgggttttttaaaaaatgagaaaaaaaattgtgaacaaCAGAACACTAGATTTTTCCAGTTGTTCTGGTGAGGGGCAATGTTTTCATGCTCTAGTTTTCAATGTTCTTTTTAGCCCTGTTTTATTCGGTCTTGTTCCTCATCTTAGCTGAGTCAGTATCGGTTTTCTGCACTATGAAACTTAATGCAGTGCTCATGTCTTTGTCACCTCAGTTATTCCAGTTCACCTCCCTTCCAAAGCTGTGGCAGGAGGGAAATTTTTCCATTCTCTTGCCTTGTCCTCCAGGATCTTCTGTTCCTGCATATTGTTGCTGGACaaagttagaaaaaaattctctttagaATCTGTCAACATGAGTCTTGGGTCTGGAGGGTTTTGTAGAGAGGGAAAtgctcctctctttctcttttctcaaTCCTTGCTAGCAAAAACTTAAACCTAAGTCTCCTACATATCAGTACTTTGCCTGACATTTTATTCTAAGTGAGCACAAGAAAATGTTCCATGCTAGTAAGATGAGTATCTTAAGTGGTAAATGCATTCTAGAATTAAAGAGGAAATTAACTTGAATTGTCTGGGTTTCATTTTATCTGAAAGAACCAAGTTAAATTTGCAACAAAAGATCATTGCGTCTTTAAATTAATCGTGTATTACTTCTATATGATTGCATCTGACAACTGATGAAGTACGTCAAAAATGGCCCTTGCATGCATTTGGATTACAAAAAGATAGCCTAATTGTTTTCACTCTGAACACAGTATCAGTTAATTTCCCTGGCTTCTATGTAGTGATTCACTGTGGATTTCAGCTAGGTATTTGGTGAAGAATCTCTCTCAAACCTGCAACCAGACAAAagtgtcccattgatttctgtaaGAAAGCGATTTTCAGTAGTCTGATCTGTAAGTTACCATTAGGTTGGCACAGCTTGCGAGGAGGGAGATCGGAGATGAGGGAGAGCAGTCTACAATATTTCCTTGATGTGATGAAATTCCTTGTCAGAGCTTTGGAAACTTGAACCAGCAGATGAAACCTGTGTCATCCACATTCTCATTCCTAGAGATTGCACTAATTTAACTCCTTCTAGTTAACAGCCGGCCACATTGTTGGTGCTTCACGTTCTCTGAAGGTAGCACAGGGATGCTTCTAAACAAAGAGTGGTGCTAGTGAAAGACTGAGATTCTTCTATTCCCTTCTGTTGAATTCCATGTCAGATTTACCTAATGCAGGTCCTTTAGGGAGATTTGTTCCTTTTAACGTCAATTACAAAAAAGCCAAACATATTTTAAAGGATTAATGAGCCCCTGTTTTACATGAAGTAAACACTTTCCAGTCATGCTCAGATCTAATTTTTGGAAGTTTTACTTTCATTGTCATAAAAAGGAATTTCTAATGTGTGTTTTCAGAAAAGGGTTTTGTTTTCTAGTTGGAATAACCCCAATGCAAGGCATGTGATGACTGTAAGATAACACTTCTTGTGTGTAGAAGCAACTTATATCAAGTCTCACTGTGGTCCTGATGCATCAATGTGGGTTTTCGTGTAATTCTTCACATAGCATGTCACAATATGTGTGGCCTGTTATACATTTCATGCATAGTACTTTCAATAATACTGAGGTGGCTAAACCAACTGAAATGATTCTGACTAACAGTCAGATACCTGAGTCTCATTCACAGGGTTTCTTATTCTTGGATACAGCAAGAGTCTGCTGTGTTTAGGGACAGTACCCATACGGACAATCACTAGTGCACCAGATTCTCCAATTGTTCTGGGCCCTACTCATTGACACACGTCCTAACAATGTACCCAGTGTGGTTCCCATCTCGCATTTAGATTGTTTTCTTTGCCATATTGAAGGTGCTTTCTGTCAGAATTATTAATTGTCAGGATTCCTTAATACTAGACTTATTATAGGGTCTGACGTGCTTGGTGTTGTTCAGGGCTCATCAAGACAGGCAGTCTCTGCTGTGGAGAGCTTATGGTTCATAAGAGACATAAAAAGACAAGATGTACAGGGACTAGAAGATTATAGGGCAGTTCTGtcctctgatttaaaaaaaaaaaaatcctgtagcACGGATGTTAATCCTGTATAGAGCTTATTAGCATTTGGCAAAGATGTTGACAGAAAATGTTAAAGTACACTTACAGtcagaaatcttttaaaatagcCACTGCTTAAACAGTATATTTATTCGTTATATCTCCAACCTATAACTGATTGCTTACATGGCAAACAAGATTTTGCTCCTCTTAATACTATTAAGCCAATAAATATAGGACCCCATAAGTTCCTTTTTAGAATCATGCATCTGAATATAACCAGAAAGAATGCCTCCACTAGGAGATCTTTGACCTAGATCTTCATATCTAAACTCCAAATTTGCCTCTTGCCTAAAATAAACCTTGCTCCTACTACATCCAGTTAAAATCTCTAACAACTAAGGAGCAATAAAACAATTCATTCCACTGGTTAGAGCAACCACCATTAGCTGTAAACCTCTGTGATATGCCACTTAAATAATGTGTTCAAAGCAGAGGCTTGTTAATTTCTCTGTTAAGGCACACCCAAGACACTATATAGAAATTATATTCTACGTGATGTGTATTGCAGGGTATTCAACAACAAAGTAAACTAACAATTCCACTGAAAATTATCAAACTCTTTATTTATCATTCACATTTGTGTGTCTTACTTTAAAAATCCCATTCTTAATACGAGGCCAGTAGGAGGAGACAGACCCAtattatttttgtcaaaattattcccctgccacccacccagTCAGCAGCTCAAGATTACTGATGAAGTATCTGGtcaatgtatttatttcaaagcaaaatgaaaagctACAAAACAAGGGAACTTGTATAGGGTTCTGGTGATGTCCAGTCCTGTACAGAATGAGTTCCCTTGTGTCTCAGTACAGTCCACTTGTTATTTTTGGGATGGTGTATGAACCTCATAAAATATCTATTTTACAGTGCCTGTTAAGGAGTGGATTCTTTGAACTTTCATGTAGTTAGAACCTTTGCATAATTGTGGTGGTGGTATTGTATGGTCATATTATCCTAAGAATAAAACTCTCTCTACCCCATATTTAGAAACGTAACATAAATTAAAGATTTAATTATAGATGGTCATAAAAGGAATAATAGATATTATGGTAATGGGAGTCCTAGAGAAGTACACAGACTAGAAAAGTCTGCATCTCTCTAAAGGGGATCTGCTCTCAGAAATGCAGGAATAGTTTGAATTTTGCACACCACCAGAGGTCTCTGATTATATATCTGGTCCTGCTTTGGCTATAATATagtacattcatttaaaaaacaaacactttaaataccGTCAGAatccctttaaaataaattagtcaCCATACATTTTTATCTTTAACTTTGTCACTAGAATCTCTAAAGTTACATGAAGGCATtggtttttaaaatttcagtgacCCTAATTACCATCATTGTGGGTTAGGATTTTGGCTTAAATTGCATGAATGTCCTTAGCTTTCCAATTAAGAGACCTGGGGATCAATTTTCTCTCCTactaatataaaaacaaaacaaacagggtattaattttattttctagttTCCAAACTAGGGAATAACCGTGACGTACATTGTAGTATGTAAACACCCTCGATGCTCTCAAGTTTATAGACATTGGCCAGAATGACTTCTAGATGGTGAATAAGAGTCAAGAATAATTAAATGTAAATGGCCACTTATTTATACAGTGCAACTCATGTAAACTATTTCTTGTAGGATTGAGGATAAAAGAGACCAAGGAAGTTTATGAAGGTGAAGTCACAGAATTAACTCCATGTGAGACTGAGAACCCAATGGGCGGATATGGCAAAACCATTAGCCATGTAATTATAGGACTCAAAACAGcaaaaggaacaaagcagctgaaGGTATATATGATAAATTCTCTAGCATCTCATTCAGTGTCCCAGATATGCATCCTTTTACCTTTGTTCCCATCCTACTTAATTTTGTGATCTCTAGCCTGGTActaaataaagtttaaaatagCCCATTTCTTCCCCCTGTCACCTGTGTACTGATAGTGAACAAATTGACCTGTTCATATTATTATATAGAAATATTAGACTCTTGGGTCTCTTACTAGTAATTTAAAGACTTAACTTCAGGTAACCTTCTGTGTTCAGCTACAGGGGGGTTTGTTGATCCAGGGGTCCTCTAAAACTGCCGTTTCCCCCTAACTTTCCGCACCAAACACACACCTTCAGACAGCTCAAAGTATAGCTCAGATTGCAAGAGATGCCTGAGTGTGTCACTTTGATAGCATTACCAGCCCCATGGAACAAAGGACTGAACTCAGGAGCCAAATGGATCTGCCGCTCCAAGGCAGCACATTTTGCTGTATGTGATGCTGAGCCTCACCCCAGCTACAGCTCCTTATTTATCATAACAATTAAATACATACGGaagcactttttttaaaaactagtacTCCACCTGAATATTGGAAGATAGGTTCTTGAAATCTTGCCTGTATTAGTGTAAATTATTTCATATGTTCCTTGCCTCCTTTTTATGTTAAGGAAGAAAGTCCGGTGCTCTGAACATgtgactgggagccagaaacccAGTTTTGTTCCTAGGCCAGACCCTGACTCTCTTTGTTTCtgtagacaagtcacttaatctgtacCTCAATTTTCCTTCCCTATACAgtatataaaatggggataagagaaTTTACATCAGCATCTCTGCTGATTAGAATATATTGCCTTCTATTTGTTCATTATGAAGATGCAAAATAAAGAGAATCATTAGTGGACGTAAATGAACCATCCACCCAAGAAAAGCAAAAGCACATGCCATTTTCTGGCTTCCACCTTGCTGATTTAATAACTGCATGCAGGAAAGAGAAcaaaaggaggtcagactagataattgcaatggtcccttctgactgtaAAGGGTCACATCCCTccataaaaacataaaaagacaTTGAGTGGTCGACTGGTGCTATCTATTCCAGAACCAACAGCTAGCCCTTTTTAAGGGTAGACTGGAAGCCAAGAAAAGCACTGCACCCTGAGAACAAAGAGTATATCAGTATGAAATGTAAAGGCATCCTCTTCCTGATATATACCAGCATCCTCACAACTTGGCATGATGCAATTTGTTAAATTATAACATTAATTCATCAGAAAAACAGATTAGGCAAGAAAAGTTTAAATACCCTCTATAAAGAAAAGTTAAGTAAAACAGTAAATATGACTTAGTCTCAAAGCCTCTTCCTCAGATGGCAggggaagtgaataaggaaattttacAATACCCTTTGTGCATCCTGTTCTAGGTCTTGCCCTAAACGTTGAATTGAGCCTCAGAATTTCCAGCTTTGTGAAATCTTAACTCATTTTGTCCGACTGTCTAACAAGCTTTGGTTTAAATCTCATTTCATGCTCATTCTGCAATACAGGAGAACTGTCTAATCTCCCATGTTGTTTGTCTCCAGTTGGACCCCAGCATCTTTGAAAGTTTACAGAAGGAGCGAGTGGAAGCTGGGGATGTGATCTACATTGAAGCAAACAGTGGAGCTGTCAAGGTAAAGCCAAAACGTGACTTGACTCTTACCCTGCTTTGTGTACTCAGAGAACTTCCAGTGTCCCTCGGCCAAAGGCCCTGTGACCTGTTAACCTTATTTGGCTTGGACAGGCTGGATAAGACTGTTAAAGAAAGGTCTGGGACTTTGCTACTGTGGAGGGAGACGTTCCTCCTGCCTCAAGACAGGGTGGTCATCCAGTTCACAATTAAGGTCATCTTGGCAAGGAAGCTGTCTCTGCAGCTGCTTGGGATGAGCTTTCATTCCTTTAACCTTTAAGACCAAGGCATCTTTtcaaaagggaggggggaaaaaacaaacaactttagTCATTCTCAAACTGAAATACGCAGTGTATTTAATCTTTCTTTTATCTCTCTGATATTTTCTCCACAAGATGTATGCATGTAGAAGGGAATACTGCATTAGTTAGCATTCTTTTTATATCTGATTTAAAATGTAGCGTACAGTGATACTTGCTGTTTAATGGATGAGCATAATATTTCGTATCATATAATAAATCACCCACCTACAAAGAGATCTTGAACAGTTTTCCCAATCTCTAGTTAATCTGCTGGATTTGTCCTTTAGCAGAAATCACATACAGTTAAAAGAAGAGCAGAGGGAGGTGGAATATTCTCAGTGGGAAAATATCCGGTGTTTTTTAACAGGATTTTTAAGCCTTGATCAGTAGATAGGATATGCATGTTGCTAAGCGGGGAACAGGGCATATTCTGAAGTGTCAACCAAAGCTTGTCAGGACTGGAATTGTGAACCAAGCCCTTTATCAACTGTATGTCACTCAGTCTTGGCAATGAAACTAACTGTATACCTGTgtgtttctcttccccctctgcctctcttctcctcctccccccgcccccacacactcTTTTTTCCACAGAGGCAAGGCAGGTGTGATACTTATGCCACAGAATTTGACCTTGAAGCTGAAGAGTATGTCCCCTTGCCAAAGGGTGATGtacataagaaaaaagaaattattCAGGATGTCACCCTGCATGACCTGGATGTGGCCAATGCTAGACCTCAGGTACCTGACTCTAGAGACTAAATCTATGCAAAAAACTGTTCCTTAGCCTGAGGATGGGTACCAGGCTAACCCAATGGCATGTGGGGAAAGAGTGAGAAGCAGTGAGGACAGGGAATGCTGCAGGCTGTGAGATCCACTCATTCCACTGAAAAGATGCCACTAGTGAAAAAACAGTAGGTAGCACCTTGAAACCcatcttctctcccttcccctgcagttcctggccacAGAACCAGCTCCATAAATGTTCAGGGAGCAATTTGCTTGCTCAGCCTTTGTATATCTGCTTCTGAAACTCTTGGCAGCAAGAGTACATTTCCCAGCACCACAGACACATTGATAGATGCTCTTCATCCCATCCAGCAAGTAGCTTTCTGGTGAATGAGGGATTAGCCAGGGGGCacaaaaagcaagaaaagatGAGAAGATGAACAAAtactagaaagaaaaaagaacagcagcaaaagAGGTGCAAGAATGAGCAACTAGAGAAAAAGGTGCCAGAGCATAGTACCAGGGAATACCAGGAGAAGGGGGTACCAGCCCAATACATCACAAGGATGGCTTCCTCAAAAGACATTgaggaaccactgtgctagaagCTAAAGCATAATCTGTGCTGAAAAAGCCCCAACTAACCAAAAAACCTACAGGCTGATGCTAATAGGAGGTCTTCATAGGGAGCTGTTCCCATCACCACATAAAGAGTAGGTTACGTTCCATGCTCAATACTTAAAGATATGAactggcagcagccagcaggtccgcattgtttttatttattgaaatGTTCTGGATACAGATTAACTTCCTTTGCTCTATATTTATTGTTTCGTTGGCCATGAAATGGGAACTGCGGACACGCTGATAAATGATCTTTGCTTGTCTGACTTCAGTGTGATTTCTGTAAGTGCCCCGTATCCTTTAGAAATGTTTACTATTAATATACTCCCCAGTTACTTGCAGCAGCACCTTAAGCATTCTACTGTAGCAACCTTTTTGTATAGTGTTTTGTAgagtgttttttcctcttttccccagTATTGGGAGGTCACCACTTTGTCAAGTGGTGTTGTATATGGacagtgacttttttaaaaaaaaatacaaatacttACAGGTTCTGTATGTGAAGGGACACTCTCAAGGTTGACACTCTCATAATTTGACACTTCAGCTGCTTGATCtacttgtttcaaaatgtaagcagacatctcctccccccccccccgacttgGCCTACAAAAATAAGGGATATAAAGGTCTTAAAATCTCAACACAACCATCCATCTTTTGGAAAGTTGAACACTCACAGTCCAAACAGGCAGCTCCAGCCTTTCTGCTCTCTGATCAGTTGCATTTGTGAGGAGTGAAATTGGCCGTACTATAGGAAAGGGTGTTAAACTTTGAGATTTCTCGCTTTTCTCTCTAAAGTCCAGACCTAAAAGGAGTGAAGAGGCATTATTTTAgctaaaaaaagataaatttggAATCCCAAGGCAGTGAAGTGATGATAGGTCTAACAGTTGGGTTAGAAACAGAATCATCCATTGTTAGAACTAAAATATTACAAAGCGTCCCAAATAAATGATTATTCAACTTTTGTACCCTACTTTCTATAATAGTCTGGTCCATATCAAACCTGGTGCACGGAGCAACAGCACAGGAAGGAGAAATCGTTGATCTCTAACTTTGCTTTTTCCAGGGTGGGCAAGACATTCTTTCCATGATGGGACAATTGATGAAGCCTAAAAAAACTGAAATCACAGGTATAAAAATTGTTTGCACCACATCTTTACCCTCAACATAAGCTATACATATGCCTACTAGACAAGGAGTTGAAAGAAGTGAATTTATGTAGCATCTCTAATAGTGaatgtatttcaaaatacttCAGAAAGTAACATGTTAGGTGCCAGCAGTGCAGTGACCAGAATCAAATGCAGCACCATTATACAAATAATATCCCATATGTTGCTTAAGACATTGGAGCCCATTTTATTGAGGGAGAAAGTCAGGACACTAGGATTATCCCCCTATTCTTTCAAAATGGTGCTACTTGATATGGTAGGGGACCCACACATTCCATGAAggaaaaaacaatacaattataGAACTAAATTTTTCTTTCACCTTGGAGTGTGCTACCTGTTCTCATATTATGCAGCTGTACAATAGTTTTGCAAAATGGCTGTGAAAGGATCACTGTTGAGTGGTTCTGTGTGGCATTGACTCACCTATAGCAACAGCCGAAGGACTTTAATATGGATGCTGTAAGTGGAATTGATTTTCTTCTTACCTACAAATCACAAAAGGAAAATACCTACAGTAAAAATCTTTTGTCCTTTTTGCTTTGAAAGAAATGGTGCTTCAACAAGTGTCTTATTTAAATTCAGATCAAAATCTGTTTCAATACTGAAGTTGAATGATGCTCTTTTGAAGTAGTCCATCTCTTGCAGAGATCACCTTCCATATTCTAAAGTCAGACTGTATCTCTGTAACATCTTGCACAGCTTTGGGATCCATATGTTCAATTATATTTTTGCTTATATTCAAATGTTATGTTAAAATAAACCAGCAGTATTTAGCTTTCCTTCCATTCTTGCTTGGAAACATTGTCAGAGTTCCTCACAAGCTATGCAAGTGGGAGAATTATCCTAGTTGAAAGTACTAAGTACTCGGCATTCAAGCAGATGATGATGAATAACGGAAttcttctctcactctcacaATTTGATGCCTCAGGGTGTTATGTTCATGTGTTTTAACTGTGGAATGTATAAATGTAAGATAGAAAACAATGGGTTTTGTAGAAACATTGAAATTGGGAAGAGAGCAATtttatactggatcagacctgaggtcagtctcatccagtatcctgtctgacagtggccaataccagatgcttcagaggaaaatgcaaGAATCCTgtagtaggcagatgtgggat
This genomic window from Chelonoidis abingdonii isolate Lonesome George chromosome 17, CheloAbing_2.0, whole genome shotgun sequence contains:
- the RUVBL1 gene encoding ruvB-like 1 — translated: MKIEEVKSTSKTQRIAAHSHVKGLGLDESGAAKPAGAGLVGQENAREACGVIVELIKSKKMAGRAVLLAGPPGTGKTALALAIAQELGSKVPFCPMVGSEVYSTEIKKTEVLMENFRRAIGLRIKETKEVYEGEVTELTPCETENPMGGYGKTISHVIIGLKTAKGTKQLKLDPSIFESLQKERVEAGDVIYIEANSGAVKRQGRCDTYATEFDLEAEEYVPLPKGDVHKKKEIIQDVTLHDLDVANARPQGGQDILSMMGQLMKPKKTEITDKLRGEINKVVNKYIDQGIAELVPGVLFIDEVHMLDIECFTYLHRALESSIAPIVIFASNRGNCIIRGTEDIVSPHGIPLDLLDRVMIIRTMLYTPQEMKQIIKLRAQIEGINISEEALNHLGEIGNKTTLRYAVQLLTPANLLAKINGKDSIEKEHIEEINELFYDAKSSAKILADQQEKYMK